A window of Salvia splendens isolate huo1 chromosome 8, SspV2, whole genome shotgun sequence genomic DNA:
CGTCGTTAGCAACGACGGATCTTGCAAGATGCTGTTTAATTTACGTGTTCAAGAAACTACGTGTGTGTGTTTGGTGGGGCAATATTGACCAAACAAATTTAAGTAAGCCATGTTATTTTTAAATAGCTATGATTTAATAGATCTAATTGCATTTAATTCGACACAATGCaatgtaaatttaattaaaccaAGTTTTTCGCATGGAATATTAACACAGTATTGTAATTTAGGATCTTAGGGGGTATGGAAAATAGTAGTGGTTGAATTGAAGcgaatgaaaaaataaatttaattttctatGTCACGTAGTATTGGAATTGCGGTGCACGGTGGCTTTGTGGGCATCACAAGTTTGTCTTCTTTGACATAGTAATTCTCAGTTCTAGATTGAAGCCAAGTGTAATTACATCTCATATTAATTTCTAAAGGTAtatgatacgaacctctattattattatttagtttagatattatagggatttagcatatctttttctatatctttgttttcttattcattaagtcagtagcattatatataggatagactgttatcttttttattcaatcaatcaattaatgaaatattttctcccccaaagataacgtgtgttttccaatcctaattttggattccctccgccgatcctaattggacgccgaagtattctatcaatcgccgagttatctgcccgacgggagcaactcccgcgcacagaaactctgcaatcgtccgccgagcctgttggtcgccggaaatttatctccaccgccgagcgaaCTCGCCGCTggtgcttgttaagggaaacacccttaacaactggtgctttcatcgtgatctcaccctcccaccatctcgaaccgaagctacacagctgcccgacggaaaacattccgcgcacagcaactgctttggttgtcgagtcccgcctgtccgccgagctctagccgccggacaactctacttctgcaacgcacgacgggaaggattcccgcgtgccgcgtcgaagtcagccgatcatcatccaccacagccacgcctcagtccgtcaacatgtcatacgactgtCACCGTCGTCAATACGACCCTCCTCAGGTCGCGCAACAGTTACATCCTTACCAGCCGATCCGACCACAACGTGCAACCTGCTGGGACCCTCCGGGCAGCCGCGATCCACCGGGTATTCCGCCCTATGATCAGCCGCCACCCAAGTACAGGCGTGAACCCTACGGTCCGCCGCAAACTCACCAAATGGGGTCCATTCAGACACGCCGCCCCACCTGTTGGGATCTTCCCGGTACCCGACCACTGCCGAGTTTCCAACCTTATGACCCACCACAGTCAAGGCAGCCTTcgtgttgggaaccaccgccccACCGTGCATCGCAAGGATACTCAGATTATGAACTCGTTTCCAGTAAACTAGATCGCGTTTTGGACAGATTGGACAAATTCGATGCTTGGAGAGACGCCACAGATCGCCGCTTCGAGAAGCTTGAGAAGTATCCGAGGCGACACCAACATCTTCATAATGGCCGCGCCGAGCAGCCTACATACCAGTCACCGCAATCCGACCGATTTTTGAGTCACGGCACAGCTCCGTTGACTGCCGTTGCCCCGCCACGGTCCGGCTTCACGCATCGGCCACAACAGTCCAGCAAGTTTATTGATTCGGGGAAGCAGCGTGGTCTACCCActactcccacgatagtattcggtgatgatgttcccaatgacactaccgatgttcacaatgatgacgcttctcttgatgttccaaataACGAGTCCCCTGAAGAGTTCGTCAGGGACgaagggattgtcaagaacgacaatgagtcaccgcaagtgctcgttggggtatatgatgagaagattggtgaaaaggaggagacattgctagaagataaagaggaggatggttctattggtgaagcgGAGAAGAaaatcgcctcactcaatgttgttcaagtgtcatccaaaaatgttgttggaaattgttggggcaataaaggagatggtgcttacaccgatttgcccgtaattgcttgtgtctatgtggatttgaatgtcggtgatgttccaagtatgaatcatcgatcaacatagctcgacaaagatgcaaggcggatccctccgagtaatgacatgccatgcttgggcattctgggaggcgtggacaagcttttcgatttagcaaggaatttttccgacaaagttgagtctcctttgttgattttttatggaagtgaagaagggagatgttcatctgttcggtgtgtgtttgatccaggaggagttgcctcgccgaagcttctgctttcaactctcctttttgcttcgtggttcccaccttgaggacaaggtggattttacccgtgggggagttgatacgaacctctattattattatttagtttagatattatagggttttagtatatctttttctatatctttgttttcttgttcattaagtcagtagcattataaataggatagactgttatcttttttattcattcaatcaattaatgaaatattttctcctccaaagataacgtgtgttttccaatcctaattttggattccctccgccgatcctaattggacgccggagtattctatcaatcgccgagttatctgcccgacgggagcaACTCCCGTGCACAGAAACTCTgcaatcgtccgccgagcctgttggtcgccggaaatttatctccaccgccgagcgaaCTCGCCGCTggtgcttgttaagggaaacaccCTTAGCAGTATATAGCTTACCTATGACCTTGGACGAATTGATCTCGAGAATGAACCAACATACCAAGGAAACAAAACTAACTGATTAAAAAAACTCAAAGTTTCTAAatcttgtttattttatttcttaaagCTGCCATTACAACTAGCAATAAgacctatatatatacatatatatatatgcaacaAAAAATCCTCTTACTAATTTGAAACGGAAAGATAAATCAATCCCTTAAAGGTAGAATTATATCGAAACACAACTTCTAACTCTAATTGGAAACGACTGCAAATAAATTCAATCCCTTAATGGGATTGAACTtaacacaaacaaaataattaaaattaaattcaaaactAGAAAACAACTAAAAGATAAACTCCTATTGCAGGTCTTCATCTTTAACGTAAGAGGGCTCACGCATGTATCAATGCGATTTACCCAAAATCGAAAGGTTTTGGCAGATAAATTCCTAGTCGTAAAATCTATCTGGCTTAGTCTGTATTATATACGAAACATTGTTTGTATTATACATGAAACACTGACATTCCAACGACCTAATTCTTGAATTCAACATTGAATAATGTGGCTAATATGATAAAATATGCCTCTTAGATCGTCATATTTGAAGAATGACTGACTTGTTGTGGCAAAAATTGATATCAATCTTTAAATTTGTGATTTTGAAGATCACTTTCAAAATCGGAAATATCATACGTCCAAAGTTTATGTTTTTAAAACCAATATTGCTAAAACAATGGTGTTAATATTTTGCAATGCTAAAGCCATTGGTACATACAGATAGGCCTTccaaaacaaattttttttttaaattctgatAAACTATATATCTAAGAAAACTTTGTTTGTTTAATTCGTTTAATAATTAACCGAGTTCAAATCTGACGTGCTCTCAAATATATCGAAATTAGGTTCGGAACGAAGATAAATACTATCTACTTTTGCTTTATGAGGATTGAATAATTAGATACCAACAGTTGTtattcgattttttaaaaataattgaattatgAGTTTCTCTTTTAAAtctgttggaaagaaatcacaagGTGATTGATTCCAAATTGATTATATACCTTAACTACCAAATTGATTATATACCTTAACTAGAATAGAATCATCAATGATCTAGTTTACCATATGTAGCATTAGTCTTGTCTATAAAGGATGTAACCCTAACACATATTGAATTAAGCAATAAAATTACCTTCTTCCGATCCCTTGAtcgtttcttcatggcatcaagAGTAGGAAGATCTCTGGCTCAGAGAAATCTCATCATAGCCGTGTAATACCCTTCTTGGCCTTAACCTAAAACCAAAACCCAAATCTCATCGAAAATGTCAGACACAGACgaggaaaaacaaacaattgaaTCCTCAAAATTGAGGACGAACAAGAACGTCACAGTGGCGTTCAAATTAAACGGGAAAAACTACCCGTTGTGGTCGCGATTGATGAAAGTCGCGATAGGAAGCAGGAGGGGATATTCACATATCCAAGATGAACCGCCGGAACCAGGCAGTAAAGGATATCGGGAGTGGGAAGAGACTGATCTGGTGGTCTTTTCGTGGATCATCGAAAATATCGAACATGATATTATCTCCGACTTCGCTCACCATCAAACTTCCAAGGCGCTGTGGGATAATCTTGCGATTACGTTCGAAGGAAAGACGGATCCATATCTGATTTATGACCTGGAAGACAAAATAATATACATGAGACAAGGAAGTTTCAATCTCAAAACATATTACCGTCTTCTCCACGGATTGTGGGTAAATATCGATCGAACTCAGAAGCAACCGGTCACGTGCTGTGACAAGGGGATCGTGCAATATCGACAACACGCGAGTGAGAAACGACTTATCAAGTTTCTCACGGGTCTGAACCAAGAGTATGACCACATTCGACGGGAAATCCTCAAAGAGCAGCCGTACCCCTCAGTCGAAGAAGCCTGCGGATGGGCGAAGAAGGAGGCGGCTCGACAGAAGATCATGCCACCGACATCCGCTCCACCCACCGGAGACTCCTCTGGCGTAGGAAGCGCCGATGCATCATCGGGGGAGATAGGCTACGGATTTAGAGTACAGAGGGACCGACCAAATAATCGAGGAAGCCAGCAACGACCGCCACCAGCCGGAAACGGAGGGAGACCGGACAAAAGCAAACTATGGTGCTCCCACTGCAGGAAGAACAAGCATACAAGGGAGACATGCTTTCTCCGGGTAGGatacccggaatggtgggatgaaaaaCAAAGGGCACGAGCCCAAGGAAAGCTCGCCGCTGTCGGAATCGCGGAGAACAACCCGCGACAGAACTCATCAAACCAGAACAGAAAAGTAGCAATTGGAGGAGGGAATCAGGCTAATAACCCTCCCCAACCAGAAATCGGCGGTGGTAGTGGTGGCGGCGTCGGAGGCGGCATCCGAATCGGGAATTTCGTGGAACAAACCGGAGCAGCGACGGAAATACCCGAATCCCATAGCATGTTACCTAAAGTGTTCGGATGTACAGCCTATGTCCATATTCCCAAACATGAAAGAACAAAATTTTCTCTGTGTGCTACTAAATGCATTTTTGTGGGGTATGGGATAAATCAGAAGGGTTATCGGTGCTTTGACCCGAGCACTAAGAAGATTATCACCACCATAAACTGTACATTCGTGGAAACCGAGTTCTTCTACCCTCACCCCcttagcagtcagggggagCAAAATCCTTAAACTAATCATGGGGACTGTCTAAGTTGGTTTGTGTCACCTCCAAGTCCTTCAATTGCGGAACCACCAGAGACTATAGCGGTCGCTGCCGCCGAGCACGCCCTCCCACCAGAGTCTCCTCAACCACCTCAAGATCAACCTCAACCGATATCCCATGTATCTCCTATACCAATGTCTGAAGAAATACTGTAGTTAATATTAACACtgcagaggaagaagaagagaataaTACCATTGATAGTGACACTGGGAAGTATGTCCTTCCCAATCGGAGTACTCGTGGCATACCTCCAAAATGATACTCTCCCTAGAAGATCGGTACAAAGAGAAGATATGGAGTTGCAAATATTGTGCAAGGAAATTTGAGCAAGATGGTACGTGCGTTTGATGCGgcactatatgaggaagagAAAATTCCGCAAACTGCCGAGGAAGCAATGAGacacaaacactggagagaGGACATGTTTACAGAGATGAAAGCATTGATGAAAAATAACACATGGGTGAAAGGAAAACTGCCAGAAGGAGTCAAAGTTGTGGGGTGTAGATGGGTGTTTACTATCAAGCGAAGACCAGATGGTTCAGTCGAGAGATATAAGGCACGACTTGTAGCGAAGGGATACACTCAAACATACGGAGTTGATTACGCTGAGACTTTTTCACCAGTAGCAAAAATCAACACAGTCAGGGTACTATTCTCGATCGCAGCTAACAGAGACTGGCCACTTCACCAGTTCGACGTGACCAATGCCTTTCTGCATGGTGAACTGCCTAAACCAATCTTCATGGTTCCTCCCCCAGGATTCGGAAATGAGTTTCAGCCTGGAGAAGTGTGCAAACTCCAGAAGACATTGTATGGACTTAAGCAGTCTCCAAGGGCCTGGTTTAGTCGATTCACtgaagtgatgaagaaatatGATTACAAGCAGAGCAACTCAGATCACACATTGTTCATCAAAAGGAAGAATGGGAAAATCACGTGTTTTATcgtctatgttgacgacatgatcatcacaTGGGACGATGAAGAAGAGATCGGCGAATTGAGGAAGAACTtgttcaaagaatttgagatgaaggatctgggtcCTCTTAAGTATTTTTTGGGAATTGAAGTTCTGAGATCAGAAAAGGGAATCTTCATCAATCAAAGAAAGTATATCCTCGATCTTTTAGCAGAAGTGGGAATGGTAGACTGCAGACCGGCAGGCACCCCAATGATACAGAATCACGGATTACAAATAGTGGAAGGAGCGAAGCTCACAGACAGAGGGAGATATCAGAGGCTGGTAGGGAAGCTCATTTACCTCTCTCATACTAGGCCTGACATAGCATATGCTGTGGGAgtagtaagtcagttcatgcactcACTACAAGAAGATCATTGGGAAGCAGCTCTCCGGATAGTGCGATACTTGAAAGGTACTGTGGAGCATGGAGTGTTATTCGAGAAACATGGGCACTTGGAAATCAATGGCttcactgatgcagattgggcaggaaacccaaatgacagaaaatccaCGGCAGGGTACTTTACGTTGGTAGGAGGAAATCTTGTTACTTGGATgagcaagaagcaaaaggtagtTGCACTctcaagtgcagaagctgaattCCGTGGAATCAAAAGTGGCCTTACTGAGATACTGTGGCTAAGGAAGCTCATGACAGAACTTGATCTATATGTACCAAAACCATGTAGACTGTTCTGCGACAACAAAGTCGTGATTAGCATTTCTGAAAATCCCGTTCAGCACGATAGAACTAAGCATGTGGAAGTCgatagacacttcatcaaggagaaaatCGAAGCCCAGATATTTGAGTTTCCATATGTAAAGTCGGAAGATCAGTTGGCCGACATTCTAACCAAGGCAGTAAGTTCCAGATCGTTCAAGGAAGTATTaagcaagttgagtatcggaaaccccgttacttaacttgagggtgagttggaaagaaatcacacAATTAAGGTGATTGATTCCAAATTGATTACATACCTTAACTAGAATAGAATCACCAATGATCTAGTTTACCATATGTAGCATTAGTCTTGTCTATAAAGGATGTAACCCTAACACATATTGAATTAAGCAATAAAATTACCTTGTTCCTATCCCTTGATCGTTTCTTCATTAACGGTCAACGAGCAGTTCATAGTAATCCTGTCATGCTTCTTCACCATCAAAATCTTGACCTTCCCTCCTACCACCGTGTAACTCCCCAGCGTCAGCATCCCCGAATTTATATCCGATCCCAGCTCCGGCTGCCCCGTCACCCGATCCGCGATCACCTCCACCGTCACGTTCATCCTCGCCGTCCGCCGAGCCCTCGCCTTCCCCGCCGGCCCCCTCGCCTCCCCGATCTCCGTCCCCCTGTAGTACAAAGACGACGTCATTTCAGGGTACCTGAACGACGCGTAGTTCGGGTTCTGCACCGACACGTCTGCGGTCAGCGACATGTTGCTGCCCGGCTGCGGCGTGGTGGTGCCGTTGATGAGATCCAGGCGGTCTACCGTCACGCCGTTGAGACGGATCACGGGGTCCTTCCAGTGGCGGAGGGAGAGGGGACAATGGGGGTACGAGTGTAcccccaaatttttttttaataatattatatatttaaatataaattcagagagagagaggatggTTTGAGTTTTTAAGAGGAAAAATCGTGGCAAGTAGCGATAATTGAGGTGTGGAATAATGGGTATGACATAAGCTGTCACTGTCGGAAGCCCCacaatttacattatttttttaagattcaAACATACAAACAAAAATACAGCTTCAAATATTCAATCATTTCTTATCTTTAGTCTACACTTTCCAATTCAGAAGTTTCCGTTGGAAGTTTTAGAATTATTACAAACGTTTCTTGGAAATTTCCTTTAGTCAAGTAAGGTTAGCGGTgacttttttcaaaaatagatgTGTTAATGTGTTACTCCATAAATCATAACCGAAATATTAAAATTGGTcgcaaaatttataaatttaagcTTTGTAGTCAGTATtgatgaaaataatttttttcaaacatTGATTTGATGGACCTTGAGTGCCAATTTGATATATTCATTGGGAGATATGAGAAGTGATGAAGACTTTCAGAATTTGCGAGATATTAGTTCTCTTTTGGTGAAGCTTGTTGAAACAAAAAGATATGTGGTTTATTCGCGTGTGGTTTTGCTTatcaagttgattttgattcttcCGGTTGCCACTGCAAGTGTAGAGAGAGTGTTTTCTGGAATGACGTTTGTGAAGAATAAGTTGAGAAATAGAATGGGTGATCAACCTTTGAACGATTGTTTGGTCACTTTCATTGAGAAATATGTGTTTCTACAAGTATCCGACGATGATATAGTGAATCGTTTTGAAGAAATGAAGACTCgtcgaaaaataaattagatataatgtaatttatttttgtattttgaaatgtatgactgtaaaatttgtatatttcaaaatatactgattttagtattagtttttatttttggtatgttaTATAATGATTTATCATATGACTCGCACCCCCGAATAtaaattcctggatccgccactgggtCCTTCACCTTGAAGACGGTGAAGATTAGGATTACTATTACTACGGCTTGGATGAGGAGGACGGCGCCCACGCAGGCGCAGCATCGGAGGAGCCGGCGCCTGCGGTGGTTTACTGGGGTGGCGGCGGCTTCGTCGTCGCTGCTGGTGGGACGCTCCGAGGCGGGGGCTAGAGGCCGGATTTGCTCGGAGGTTTCCACCATTGGAGGGAGCTGAATTTGtggaatattttttgtttggtatggtttatatttatatagtgATTGTGGATGGAGTGTGTAACCATTGAAATTTTGTGGCATGCCAGTGTTGAATTCATGCTTTGACCTTTTTATACATGATGACAGTGTATCTAttctaatcaaattaaattgcCTCTGTTTAATTCTAACTCATATTTTAGGAATGGTAAGAGCGTTAACAATAAGAGGACataaatgttttaaaaatggaCCGACAAGTGAATCAGCTAAGCTattggttcacggttcaatTGGTTGGACCGGTTCAACCACCAGaatagtattatatttatatactactatataataatttttattagtagtattattatgtTATTAGTTTTAAGTACTCCAATTATTAcaagaacaaaaaaaatcttttcACTTCTCCAACTTTATGTTAAAAAACTATACATGGAGTATAAGTATAAACTATGATCCAAATTTCTATCATgacaattttattatttttcccCAATTTCCGCTTCGGTACATGTATAAATATAGAATAAAGTGCGTAGTGTCTATGAATATTGAATATATTCCTTATTTAATAGCCCTGGCATCGAAATAATTACATATTTATTGTACTACTACAATGGAACAACGATTGACATTTTAAGTATGTACATGCTTGGTTTCCATTAAAATGTAGTCATGAAGTCATAGTGGATTATCTGATGTACTAATGAAATGCAGAAGCTTATGAC
This region includes:
- the LOC121746016 gene encoding late embryogenesis abundant protein At1g64065-like, whose protein sequence is MVETSEQIRPLAPASERPTSSDDEAAATPVNHRRRRLLRCCACVGAVLLIQAVVIVILIFTVFKVKDPDPVIRLNGVTVDRLDLINGTTTPQPGSNMSLTADVSVQNPNYASFRYPEMTSSLYYRGTEIGEARGPAGKARARRTARMNVTVEVIADRVTGQPELGSDINSGMLTLGSYTVVGGKVKILMVKKHDRITMNCSLTVNEETIKG